One window of Bifidobacterium pseudocatenulatum DSM 20438 = JCM 1200 = LMG 10505 genomic DNA carries:
- a CDS encoding metallophosphoesterase family protein — MTLRFNSDGTFRVLQMADIQDGPNVREDTIRLIEAAIKKTHPNLIVFTGDQIRGYDPAYIDTFLRRRGEQPGTHIRAVTEIEAKIRGIKRHPFTKALLEQPPTDDNWMIDGIGTDSPKLVKRNKRDGRNGSANKLESWAQSINRATAATILDSTRQKVRDTFAAFLGPALEARIPFAATYGNHDFQCGILADEQDDLYREFSGCMNPVAGSSPLALEPGTFAIPIEASDGSGRIAMSVMMVNSGDYADNAFDGNRGISNDCEHVGDTGKSGNTVGNAAGGRESLTSYAKYASNSRGWDLADSDGYGTPSPEAIEWLKQVQRELGERNGDGLAVPAIAFQHIPPQEFYDCLREVPAYTPNAVEGARTFAGHCYVLNRDVCRPGSRLGEAIGCADENVGEVQALRDAGGYFALFCGHDHKNAFVGHVHDIDLGYAPTCGFECYGPKSRLRGIRLFEFRENNPVSYVTRMLTWGDLIGRYSSNELRVFFEDHCVTDLIGIRNELRRPQVTATLLGIGSVMCAAAGHAIAKLFKR; from the coding sequence ATGACCTTGCGATTCAACAGCGACGGCACCTTCCGTGTGCTGCAGATGGCCGATATTCAGGACGGACCAAACGTGCGCGAAGACACGATCCGTCTCATCGAAGCCGCCATCAAGAAAACGCATCCCAATCTGATCGTCTTCACCGGCGACCAGATTCGCGGATACGACCCCGCGTACATCGACACGTTCCTGCGCCGTCGCGGAGAGCAGCCGGGCACACACATACGCGCGGTCACCGAAATCGAAGCGAAAATCCGCGGCATCAAACGACATCCCTTCACCAAAGCGTTGCTCGAACAGCCCCCGACCGACGACAATTGGATGATCGACGGCATCGGCACCGACTCGCCGAAACTCGTGAAACGCAACAAACGCGACGGGCGCAACGGATCCGCCAACAAGCTTGAATCATGGGCGCAATCCATCAATCGCGCGACCGCCGCGACCATACTCGACAGCACGCGGCAGAAAGTACGAGACACGTTCGCAGCATTCCTCGGACCTGCATTGGAAGCGCGAATCCCCTTCGCGGCAACCTACGGCAACCACGATTTCCAGTGCGGCATTCTCGCCGACGAACAGGATGACCTCTACCGAGAGTTTTCCGGTTGCATGAATCCCGTTGCCGGGTCGTCTCCTTTGGCGCTCGAACCAGGCACGTTTGCGATTCCGATCGAGGCTTCCGACGGGTCGGGACGCATTGCGATGAGCGTGATGATGGTAAATTCCGGCGACTATGCGGATAATGCGTTTGACGGCAATCGCGGTATTTCCAACGATTGCGAGCATGTTGGAGATACTGGTAAATCCGGCAATACTGTTGGCAATGCTGCCGGAGGACGGGAATCGCTGACATCCTACGCAAAATACGCGTCGAATTCGCGCGGATGGGATTTGGCCGATTCCGACGGCTATGGCACGCCTTCGCCGGAAGCGATCGAATGGCTGAAGCAAGTGCAACGCGAGTTGGGCGAGCGCAATGGCGACGGTTTGGCGGTTCCGGCGATCGCGTTCCAGCATATTCCGCCGCAGGAGTTCTACGATTGCCTGCGCGAAGTGCCCGCATACACGCCGAATGCGGTGGAGGGTGCGCGAACGTTCGCAGGGCATTGCTATGTGTTGAATCGTGACGTGTGCAGACCTGGCTCGAGGCTTGGCGAGGCGATCGGCTGTGCGGATGAGAACGTTGGCGAAGTGCAGGCATTGCGCGATGCGGGCGGCTATTTCGCGCTGTTCTGCGGGCATGACCACAAGAACGCGTTCGTCGGGCACGTGCATGACATTGATCTTGGCTACGCGCCGACCTGCGGCTTTGAATGCTATGGTCCGAAATCGCGGCTGCGAGGCATTCGACTGTTCGAATTCCGCGAAAACAATCCGGTCAGCTACGTGACGCGCATGCTCACGTGGGGCGACTTGATCGGGCGCTACTCCAGCAACGAATTGCGTGTGTTCTTCGAAGACCATTGCGTGACCGATCTGATCGGCATCCGCAACGAATTGCGCCGCCCGCAGGTCACCGCCACACTGCTGGGCATCGGATCGGTAATGTGCGCCGCAGCCGGCCACGCCATCGCCAAACTATTC
- the leuA gene encoding 2-isopropylmalate synthase → MGQDQSSVFDLAAVAAASNGGNNDPLLPPARYIGAPQKPSKMPYNKYVAYDKQVPFDYPERTWPGKRLQRAPRWCSVDLRDGNQALVNPMDSERKLRFWNLLVSLGFKEIEVGFPSASETDYDFIRMLIERELIPDDVTIVVLTQAREHLIRKTYECLKGAKRAVVHFYNSVSVLQREVVFRKDKAGIKKLATDAATLCKELEGEAQGIDLYYEYSPESFTGTEPEYAVEVCNAVIDVIKPTPEHPMIINLPATVEMTTPNVFADQVEYVSNNLVPRDAVVLSLHPHNDEGMGVAATELAVLAGADRVEGCLLGNGERTGNVDLVTLGLNFLTQGIDPQIDYSNVPEIRKTVEYCNQLKISERHPYAGNFVFTAFSGSHQDAIKKGLEARQVAADRAGADLDSFVWLVPYLPIDPKDIGRTYEAIIRVNSQSGKGGMAYLLKTNHNLDLPKRLQVEFDKVVQAYADETKKEVKDEDIWRLFKDEYLPVEESGATAAGAVVGDSKDDSLEQWGRLKLLKVSVSSGEDGSDTVLKARILDRGVNVGVDEPVEREVSGMGNGPLAAFLNALSNFGIEASVMDYVEHTMSVGTDAMAASYVECQIGEEEDPRIVWGVGIDTSIVTSSLKAIISAINRSER, encoded by the coding sequence ATGGGTCAGGATCAATCTTCAGTGTTTGATCTCGCGGCAGTCGCAGCGGCGTCCAACGGAGGGAACAACGACCCGCTGCTGCCTCCGGCGCGTTATATTGGAGCTCCGCAAAAGCCCAGCAAGATGCCGTACAACAAGTACGTCGCATACGATAAGCAGGTGCCGTTTGATTACCCGGAGCGTACGTGGCCGGGCAAGCGACTGCAGCGTGCACCGCGTTGGTGTTCCGTCGATCTTCGTGACGGCAACCAGGCCCTCGTCAACCCGATGGATTCCGAGCGCAAGCTGCGTTTCTGGAATCTGCTGGTGTCGTTGGGCTTCAAGGAGATCGAGGTCGGCTTCCCGTCGGCTTCTGAAACCGATTACGATTTCATTCGTATGCTGATCGAGCGTGAGCTCATTCCTGACGATGTTACGATCGTGGTGCTGACGCAGGCTCGCGAGCACCTGATTCGCAAGACTTACGAGTGCCTGAAGGGTGCCAAGCGCGCCGTCGTGCACTTCTATAACTCCGTGTCCGTGCTGCAGCGTGAGGTCGTGTTCCGCAAGGATAAAGCCGGCATCAAGAAGCTCGCCACCGACGCGGCCACCCTGTGCAAGGAGCTTGAGGGCGAGGCCCAGGGCATCGACCTGTATTACGAGTATTCTCCGGAATCCTTCACCGGCACCGAGCCGGAGTACGCCGTTGAGGTGTGCAATGCGGTGATCGACGTCATCAAGCCGACTCCGGAGCATCCGATGATCATCAATCTGCCGGCAACGGTGGAAATGACCACTCCGAACGTGTTCGCCGATCAGGTGGAATACGTGTCGAACAATCTGGTGCCGCGCGACGCCGTGGTGCTGTCGCTGCACCCGCACAACGATGAGGGCATGGGCGTGGCCGCCACCGAGTTGGCCGTGCTTGCCGGTGCCGATCGTGTCGAAGGCTGCCTGCTGGGCAACGGCGAGCGCACCGGCAACGTCGATCTGGTCACGCTTGGTCTGAACTTCCTCACGCAGGGCATCGATCCGCAGATCGATTATTCCAACGTTCCTGAGATTCGCAAGACGGTTGAGTACTGCAACCAGCTGAAGATTTCCGAGCGTCACCCGTATGCCGGCAATTTCGTGTTCACCGCCTTCTCCGGTTCTCACCAGGATGCCATCAAGAAGGGTCTTGAGGCTCGTCAGGTGGCCGCCGATCGTGCCGGTGCCGATTTGGACAGCTTCGTGTGGCTGGTGCCGTACCTGCCGATCGATCCGAAGGATATCGGCCGCACGTACGAGGCCATCATCCGCGTGAACTCCCAGTCCGGCAAGGGCGGCATGGCCTACCTGCTGAAGACCAACCACAATCTTGATCTGCCGAAGCGTCTGCAGGTCGAGTTCGACAAGGTTGTGCAGGCGTACGCCGATGAGACCAAGAAGGAAGTCAAGGACGAGGATATTTGGCGTCTGTTCAAGGACGAGTATCTGCCGGTCGAAGAGTCCGGCGCTACTGCGGCTGGTGCCGTGGTCGGCGACAGCAAGGACGACTCCCTCGAGCAGTGGGGCCGTCTGAAGCTGCTGAAGGTGTCGGTGTCGTCCGGTGAAGATGGTTCCGATACCGTGCTGAAGGCCAGGATTCTTGACCGTGGCGTGAACGTCGGCGTTGATGAGCCGGTGGAGCGTGAGGTTTCCGGCATGGGCAACGGCCCGCTTGCCGCTTTCCTGAACGCGCTGAGCAACTTCGGCATCGAGGCTTCCGTGATGGATTACGTGGAGCACACCATGTCCGTCGGCACCGACGCCATGGCCGCCTCCTACGTGGAATGCCAGATCGGTGAGGAAGAGGATCCGCGGATCGTGTGGGGCGTCGGCATTGACACGTCCATCGTCACCAGCTCGCTGAAGGCCATTATTTCGGCCATCAACCGTTCCGAGCGCTGA